The Streptomyces sp. B3I8 nucleotide sequence GCTGCGGCAGTCCGCGGGGCGCCGGGCCGTCTACGTCACCTCCCTCGTCGTCGTCTCGCTGTTCGCCGTGCTCCAGCTCATCGGATTGACCGCGCTGCGCGGCCATGCGCACGCCGACTCCGTCGCCGTCCTGCTGCTCGCCGTGCTGGGCCTGGGCTGGGCGGTGATGCCGCTGTTTTTCCCCGGCGGCGACGAGACCCTCGACCCGACCCGGCTGGTGATGCTGCCGCTGCGGCCCCGCCCGCTGGTCCGGGCCCTGCTGATGGCGTCCCTGGTGGGCATCGGCCCGCTGTTCACGCTGTGCCTGCTGGCGGGCTCGGTGGTCTCCGTGGCGCACGGGGCAGCGGCGTACGTCGTCGGCGTCGTCGCGGTGGTCCTGGGGCTGCTGGTGTGCGTGGCCCTCGCCCGCGCGGTGGCCGCCGCGAACATCCGGCTGCTGACCAGCCGCAAGGGCCGCGATCTCGCGGTGCTCAGCGGGCTGGTGATCGCGGTGGGCGCCCAGTTCGTCAACTTCGGGGCGCAGCGGCTCGGCTCGGCGGGCGGTCTGGAACCGCTCGACCCGGTGGCCGCCGTCCTGCGCTGGGTGCCGCCCGCCGCCGCGATCGGCGCGGTGGACTCGGTGAGCGACGGCGCGTACGGCGTCGCGGCGGCCCAGTTGCTGCTGTCGGCGGCGGTGCTCGCGGGGCTGCTGGCGCTGTGGACGCGGACGCTGACCCGGCTGATGACCGCCCCCGACGCCTCCACCCTGGACGCCGCCGAGCCGAGCGCCCGCGAGAAGGCCGGACGCGCGGGCGGCCCGGCCCGGTGGCTCCCCGCCGGGCGCACCGGCACGGTCGTGGAACGCGGCCTGCGGTATGTGTGGCGGGACCCCAAGACCAAGTCGGCCTGGGCGACCTCCCTGGCCATCGGCCTGATCGTGCCCGTCTTCAACGCCCTCCAGGGCACCGGCTCGGTCTACTTCGCGTGCTTCGCCTCCGGGATGCTCGGCATCCAGATGTACAACCAGTTCGGCCAGGACACCTCCGCGTTCTGGACGGTCGCCATGACGATCTCCTCCCCCCGGGACGCCCTCGCCGAACTGCGCGGCCGGGCCCTGGCGCTGCTGCTGATCACCGTGCCGTACACGACCCTCGTCACCGCCTTGACCACGGCACTGCTCGGCGCCCGGGCGAAGCTGCCGGAGGTGCTGGGGCTGTCGTTCGCGCTGCTGGGGGCGATGCTGGCGACGGGGGCATGGGCGTCGGCGCGGTTCCCGTACTCCATCCCGCAGGAGGGCTACAAGAACGTGGTCCCCGGGCAGGTGGGCGTCGCCTGGGTCTCGATCTTCGGGGGCATGGTCGCGGCGGCGCTGCTGTCCGCGCCGGTCGTCGCGGCCACGATCTGGCTGAACGTGAGCGACGGCGACGACGACTGGGCCTGGCTCCTGCTCCCGGCGGGCGCGGCGTACGGCGCCGGCCTGACGGTGCTGGGTCTGCGTCTGGCGGCCCCGCGCACGGCCGCCCGGCTCCCGGAGATCCTCATGGCCGTGAGCAAGGGCTGAGGAGCCCCCCGCTGTTGTGCCCCGCCCCTGCGCCGGGCCCGTACGCCGAGGGCGCACACCGGTGGCACGGCCGCTCCCCATGAGACCCCTCGTGCAACGATTGCCTCCCACATTGCGGGAACCCGCTGTGTGCTGAGTCACGTTCACGTTGAATGATTGCGAGCAACGAACCAACGCGCCCGCAGACGCGGTCGCGGCCGGCAGGGGGTCCAGGTGAGTGCTTCCCGGCATAGTGGGACCACCGACGAGCTGGGGCCCGACGAGCCCGAGCCCACCGGTCATGGCGGCGGTCCCCGCCCTCCCGATCACGACGGACCGGACCCCGGGCCCGAATCCCCGGGCCCGGACGGCTCCGACCTGCTCGCCGCCCTCCTGGACGGCATGGACGCCGCCCTGTGCGCCTTCGACGCGGACGGTGTCGTCACCCACTGGAACCGCGAGGCCGAGCGCATCCTGGGCTGGACGGCGGCCGAGGCCGTCGGCCGGCAGGGCTTCGCCGGCTGGGCGGCGCGCAGCGCCGACGCCGAGGAGGTCGAGCGGCGGCTGATGTCCGCGATGCGCGCGCCCGGCCGCCAGGTGCACGAGTTCGCGCTGGTCACCAAGGACGGCGGCCGGGTCCTCGTCCGCACCCAGTCCGCCGCCGTACGGGGCCCGGACGGCACGCCCGCCGGCGTGTACTGCGCGTTCAGCGAGGTGCACACGCAGATCGACCTGGAGCGGTCCATCGCGCTGAGCGAGGCGCTGCTGGAGGACGCCGGCTGGGGCGTGGTCCTCGTCGACGCCGATCTGCGGCCCGCCGTCGTCAACACGCACGCCGCCCGGCTGCTGGGCGTCGGCCGCACCTCGGTGCTCGGCCGGCCGCTGGGCGAGCTGCTCGCGCAGGGCGTGGAGGAGCTGGAGAGCGCGCTGGCCCACGTGCTCGGCGAGGGCGCGCCGCCCGCGCCCGCCGACATGTGGGTGAGCATACGGACCCCGGAGGGCGAGCAGCGGCGCTGCTGGCGCAACGGCTTCCTGCGGCTGGCCTCGCCGCTCGCCGAGGAGCCGGTGCCACTGGGGGTCGGCTGGCTGTTCCAGGACGTCACCGAGGCGCGGCAGCGCGAGCAGGAGGCGTCGCAGACCCGGTTCCGGGCCAACCAGTCGCACCGTGCGGCGCGGACCGCCGCGGAGTGCGAGGACCCGTGGGAGGCGGCCACCGTCCACCTGGACTTCGCCCTCGCCGGCTTCGCCGACCACGCGTTGATCGACCGCGTCGCCGGCGGCCCGGCGGCCGACGACCCCGAGGTGCCGGTGCGGCTGGTCCGGGCCGCGTCGACCCCGTCGGGCACCCCCGGTCCCAGCGTCCTCGCGGGCGCGGCCGGGCTGCCGATGCACTATGGGGAGACGCATCCGGCGGTGCAGTGCGCGGAGCGGAACGGCTCGGTGCGGGCGAGCGCCGGCCGGGCCGACGCGGAACGGGCCCGCGAGTGGGCCCGCTCCAGGCAGTGGCCGCAGGACACGGTGCACGCACTGTGCGCGGTGCTGCGCAACCGGGGGCGCACGCTCGGCGTGGTGACGTTCCTGCGCTCCGGTGCCCGCGCCCCCTTCGAGCGCCCCGACGCCCTCTACGCGGAGGACGTGGCGGCCCGCATCGCCCTGTGCCTGGACCTGGCGACGACGACGGACGAACGCAAGCCGGACTGACGGGGCGGGCGGGGCCCGATCCGGCCGCCCCACGCCTCCCCGCCCGGCCGGGCGCCCGCCGGGGAACCCTGCTGCCGCGCCCTACCGCGTCCCCGCCCGGTCGGCCGGGATGTCCTCGTATCCCGGCACCTCGTGCGGGCTCCTCGGCGCCGGGCCGACGTAGCGGGCCGACGGACGGACCAGGCGGCCGGTGCGCTTCTGCTCCAGGATGTGCGCCGACCAGCCGGCCGTGCGGGCGCACGTGAACATCGACGTGAACATGTGCGCCGGGACCTCCGCGAAGTCCAGCATGATCGCGGCCCAGAACTCCACGTTCGTGGCCAGCACCCGGTCGGGGCGGCGGTTGTGCAGTTCCTCCAGGGCCGCCTTCTCCAGCGCCTCGGCGACCTCGAACCGGGGCGCCCCCAGCTCCCGCGCCGTCCGCCGCAGCACCCGGGCGCGCGGGTCCTCCGCCCGGTACACCCGGTGCCCGAAGCCCATCAGGCGCTCGCCGCGGTCGAGGGCGCGCTTGACGTAGCCGACGGCGTCGCCGGTGCGTTCGATCTCCTCGATCATGCCGAGGACCCGCGAGGGCGCCCCTCCGTGCAGCGGACCCGACATGGCCCCGACCGCGCCGGACAGCGCGGCGGCCACGTCGGCGCCGGTGGAGGCGATGACGCGGGCGGTGAACGTGGAGGCGTTCATGCCGTGCTCGGCGGCCGAGCTCCAGTACGCGTCGACGGCGGCCACGTGCTTGGGGTCCGGCTCGCCGCGCCAGCGGATCATGAACCGCTCGGTGATCGAGTGCGCCTTGTCGATCTCCCGCTGCGGCACCATCGGCCTGCCCTGGCCGCGCGCGGACTGGGCGACGTACGACAGCGCCATCACGGCGGCGCGGGCGAGGTCCTCGCGCGCCTGATCGGCGTCGATGTCGAGCAGCGGCTTGAGCCCCCACACCGGTGCCAGCATGGCCAGCGCGGACTGCACGTCCACCCGGATGTCACCGGAGTGCACGGGGATCGGGAACGGCTCGGCGGGCGGCAGACCGGGGTTGAAGGCGCCGTCGACGAGCAGGCCCCAGACGTTCCCGAAGGACACCTGGCCGACCAGTTCCTCGATGTCGACACCGCGGTACCGGAGCGCCCCGCCCTCCTTGTCCGGCTCGGCGATCTCCGTCTCGAACGCGACGACTCCTTCGAGCCCGGGTACGAAGTCGGACATGAGGCGGCTCCTCGGTCTGTGCGGACAGGAAGCAGCACGATAGTCCCAGAGTGCCACCTTTGGGGAGTGGTCGCGGCACTGGGTGCCAAGGAGGTGACGGAACCCACCGCACCCCCTCGGACGACCGCCTCCGTACGGCAGGATGACCACGTGAGCGACCGCATCCCGGACGAACCCGTGAGTGAACCCCCTGGCGAACCCCTGTCCGAACCCCCCGCCGAACCCCCCGTGGAACCCCTCGTCGAGCGCGCCGCCGCCGAGGCGGAACGGAAGGCCGGGAACGAGGAGCCGTCCGGCCCCGCCGCCCCCGCCGATCCCGCCGCGATGCGGGCCCACTACCGCGCCGAGGGACTCGACGAGACAGAGCTCGCGGCCCACCCCATGGACCAGTTCGACCGCTGGTTCGCCCAGGCGGCACGGGCGGCCGTGCGGGGCATGCTCTACGAACCCAACGCCATGGTGGTCTCCACCGCCGACGCCGAGGGCCGCCCCAGCTCCCGCACGGTCCTGATGAAGGGCTACGACACCCACGGCTTCGTCTTCTACACCAACTACGACTCCCGCAAGGGCCGTGAGCTGGCCGCCAACCCACATGTCTCGCTGCTGTTCCCCTGGCACCCGGTGGCCCGCCAGGTGATCGTCACCGGCACCGCGCACCGCACCGGCCGCGACGAGACCGCCGCCTACTTCCGCACCCGCCCGCACGGCTCACGCCTCGGCGCCTGGGCGAGCGCCCAGTCCACGGTGATCCCCTCCCGCACGGTCCTGGAGACGGCGTACGAGGATCTGGGTGCCCGCTATCCGGAGGGCGAGCAGGTCCCGGTGCCGCCGTACTGGGGCGGCTTCCGCGTCGTCCCGCACACGGTCGAGTTCTGGCAGGGCCGCGCCAACCGCCTCCACGACCGCCTCCGCTACACAGCGGCTGCGGACGGCACCTGGCACGTGGAGCGGCTGAGCCCCTGAGGTCCTGCCGGCCGCCGGAGAACGCGGACGGCCCGTGGGCTCAGGTCCTCGTCTGACGACGAGAAGCCGGCCGGACGTACCGGCGAGCCCACGGGCCGGGTGACTGCTTGGATTGGGCCGGTCGCGCGCCTCACACACGCGCTGGTCCGGCGCCGAACCGAGTACGACGGCGGGCCACTAGCCCGCAGTCACCTCACGCGTCCGGTGTGCATACATCTGCCGAACCACCTCCCTCCTGTGTACCCACCACACTAGGAACCGTCCGCGTCACGTTCAACCGCTTTTTTTCCCGGCGACTCAACAGTCCCCGTCGGCGCGGGTCAGTGCCGGTAGAAGATGCGGTCGGCGTACGTGTCGAAGACGTGGTCGTTCCATTCGAGGCCGCCGTCGACGTTGCCGGAGCGGAGCATGGGCGGGGTGAGGCCGCGGTCGGCGAGGGTGCCGGCGGCCGTGGCGATCATCGCCTGCATCAGCGCGCTGGTGACCACCGTGGAGGCGGGGGCGAAGGGGGCGTCGATGCCGTCCTGGGTCAGGACGGTGTCGCCGAGCGGGATGCGCGAGTCGAGGACGACGTCGCAGTGGTCCTTGAGGAACGTCCCGGAGGGGTTGCGGGGGGTGGTCTGCTCCGCGTACGCCACCGAGGTCACGCCGATGACCTTCACGCCGCGCGCGCGGGCGTGGGTCGCCATCTCGACGGGGAGGGCGTTGCGGCCGGAGAGGGAGATGATCACCAGCAGGTCGCCGGCGCGCAGGGGGCCGACGTCGAGCACGGCGGCGGCGAGGCCGTCGACGCGTTCCAGCGCCGAGCCCAGCGTCGCGGGCAGCACGTCGACGCCCGTCACCCCGGGCACGGTGAGCAGGTTCATCAGGGCCAGCCCGCCGGCCCGGTAGACGACGTCCTGCGCGGCCAGCGAGGAGTGCCCGGCGCCGAAGGCGAAGAGGCGGCCGCCGGCGACGACGGTGTCGGCGATCAGCTCGCCGGCCGCGGCGATCTCGTCGGTGTCCTCGTCCCGCACCTGCCGCAGCAGTTCGATCGCGGCGTCGAGGAACCGCTCGCCCGGCCCGTCCACGCCCCCCGTCCCCTGGCTCATCGGCGACGCCCCTCACCTTCGTGACGATCAGTTCGGCGGCCGGTCCCCGCGGGGCCCGGCCATGTCGCGGATCACGGTGCGGTCCGGACCAAGGCCGTGTCAATACGGCGGCCACGGCGGGGCCCGCGTACGACCGTTCCTCCGGTAAGGCCCGGTTGTCGGTGCGATGCGCAAGAATTGGGTCCAGGGCCAGCGCAACGCCGGTGAGGCGGCCGAGCCTCCGGCAGATCTCAATCGAGGGGCACGTATGTCCGGACTGATCGACACCACGGAGATGTATCTCCGCACCATCCTCGAGCTCGAGGAAGAAGGCGTCGTGCCCATGCGCGCCCGTATCGCCGAGCGGCTCGACCAGAGCGGGCCGACGGTCAGCCAGACGGTGGCGCGCATGGAGCGCGACGGGCTGGTGTCCGTCGCGCCCGACCGGCACCTGGAGTTCACCGACGAGGGGCGCCGCCTGGCCACGCGTGTCATGCGCAAGCACCGGCTCGCGGAGTGCCTGCTCGTCGACGTGATCGGGCTGGAGTGGGAGCAGGTGCACGCGGAGGCCTGCCGCTGGGAGCACGTGATGAGCGAGGCGGTCGAGCGCCGCGTGCTGGAGCTGCTGCGGCACCCCACCGAGTCGCCGTACGGCAACCCGATCCCGGGTCTGGAGGAGCTGGGCGAGAAGGACGGCACGGTTCCGTTCCTGGACGAGGGCATGGTCTCGCTCGCCGACCTCGACCCGGGGCTGGAGGGCAAGACGGTGGTCGTACGGCGCATCGGCGAGCCGATCCAGACGGACGCGCAGCTCATGTACACGCTGCGCCGGGCGGGCGTGCAGCCCGGCTCGGTGGTCAGCGTGACGGAGTCCGCCGGTGGTGTCCTGGTCGGCAGCAGTGGGGAGGCGGCCGAACTGGAGTCGGAGATCGCCTCGCACGTCTTCGTGGCCAAGCGCTGACGGGGTGGCCCCGAGCACGCCGTACGGGACGGCGCGGCGGACCGCGTCACCCGGGCGCGGCGGTGCGGCGGGAGCGCGGGCGTTCCGCGCCGGGTGACCGATCGCCCGCCCCCGCGCACTTTCTGTGCGCCGAATGGCAGCGCGAACCCGGTTCCCGTGCCACGCTGTCGGGTGAGGCATATGACCTGAGGGGCTCTGAGGCCGGCACGGACGACGAGGGCCGTGCGACCGGGGAGGGGAGCGGGACGATGTGCCGCAGCCGTGGACATGGAGAGGGCCCCGGCGCCCTATGGCGCCGGGGCCTGTCCTCCCCTGTGCTGACCCGGAGCCCCGAGCTCCCAGGGTCATCCCCCTCGGACCGTTTTTCCCCGAGCGGTCCGCCCGATGAAGATCTCCCCTCGGTGGCGTCGGCCAATCCCCGACCGGTGTCACTCGAAGGAGGGGTGTTGGCGACCGAAAGCCCATTTTCGAATGAGCTTTCGATAGCGTGACGACCCACGACAGCACGACGAACCAGCACGGCGGCAACAGCACGAGGAGCGTCCGGACCGGCCACGCGGCACGCGGGGGACGGCCCGGGGGGAGCCAGGGGGTGCCAGGACGATGGTGCGGCGCATCGACGTGAGCGGGAGGGACGGCGTACGCCTCGCCGCCTGGGAATTCGGCGATCCCCCCAAGGACGACGAGCCGGCGGCCGACGCGCAACGGCCCGGCGTGCTGTTACTGCACGGCCTCATGGGGCGCGCCTCGCACTGGGCCGCCACCGCGCGCTGGCTCGCCGAGCGGTACCGTCCCGTCGCCCTCGACCAGCGCGGCCACGGCCAGAGCGACAAGCCCCCGGAGGCCGCCCACACCCGCGAGGCGTACGTCGAGGACGCGGCCTGCACGCTGGAGCAGCTCGGGCTCGGCCCGGCCGTCGTCATCGGCCACGCCATGGGCGCCCTCACCGCCTGGCAGCTCGCCGCCGCCCGCCCCGACCTGGTCCGTGGGCTGGT carries:
- a CDS encoding SIS domain-containing protein, with translation MSQGTGGVDGPGERFLDAAIELLRQVRDEDTDEIAAAGELIADTVVAGGRLFAFGAGHSSLAAQDVVYRAGGLALMNLLTVPGVTGVDVLPATLGSALERVDGLAAAVLDVGPLRAGDLLVIISLSGRNALPVEMATHARARGVKVIGVTSVAYAEQTTPRNPSGTFLKDHCDVVLDSRIPLGDTVLTQDGIDAPFAPASTVVTSALMQAMIATAAGTLADRGLTPPMLRSGNVDGGLEWNDHVFDTYADRIFYRH
- a CDS encoding metal-dependent transcriptional regulator, which gives rise to MSGLIDTTEMYLRTILELEEEGVVPMRARIAERLDQSGPTVSQTVARMERDGLVSVAPDRHLEFTDEGRRLATRVMRKHRLAECLLVDVIGLEWEQVHAEACRWEHVMSEAVERRVLELLRHPTESPYGNPIPGLEELGEKDGTVPFLDEGMVSLADLDPGLEGKTVVVRRIGEPIQTDAQLMYTLRRAGVQPGSVVSVTESAGGVLVGSSGEAAELESEIASHVFVAKR
- a CDS encoding transporter, which translates into the protein MTTTPSTAAPAEPGTVALTPVVVRLKLSLLRNGLRQSAGRRAVYVTSLVVVSLFAVLQLIGLTALRGHAHADSVAVLLLAVLGLGWAVMPLFFPGGDETLDPTRLVMLPLRPRPLVRALLMASLVGIGPLFTLCLLAGSVVSVAHGAAAYVVGVVAVVLGLLVCVALARAVAAANIRLLTSRKGRDLAVLSGLVIAVGAQFVNFGAQRLGSAGGLEPLDPVAAVLRWVPPAAAIGAVDSVSDGAYGVAAAQLLLSAAVLAGLLALWTRTLTRLMTAPDASTLDAAEPSAREKAGRAGGPARWLPAGRTGTVVERGLRYVWRDPKTKSAWATSLAIGLIVPVFNALQGTGSVYFACFASGMLGIQMYNQFGQDTSAFWTVAMTISSPRDALAELRGRALALLLITVPYTTLVTALTTALLGARAKLPEVLGLSFALLGAMLATGAWASARFPYSIPQEGYKNVVPGQVGVAWVSIFGGMVAAALLSAPVVAATIWLNVSDGDDDWAWLLLPAGAAYGAGLTVLGLRLAAPRTAARLPEILMAVSKG
- the pdxH gene encoding pyridoxamine 5'-phosphate oxidase translates to MRAHYRAEGLDETELAAHPMDQFDRWFAQAARAAVRGMLYEPNAMVVSTADAEGRPSSRTVLMKGYDTHGFVFYTNYDSRKGRELAANPHVSLLFPWHPVARQVIVTGTAHRTGRDETAAYFRTRPHGSRLGAWASAQSTVIPSRTVLETAYEDLGARYPEGEQVPVPPYWGGFRVVPHTVEFWQGRANRLHDRLRYTAAADGTWHVERLSP
- a CDS encoding citrate synthase 2; the protein is MSDFVPGLEGVVAFETEIAEPDKEGGALRYRGVDIEELVGQVSFGNVWGLLVDGAFNPGLPPAEPFPIPVHSGDIRVDVQSALAMLAPVWGLKPLLDIDADQAREDLARAAVMALSYVAQSARGQGRPMVPQREIDKAHSITERFMIRWRGEPDPKHVAAVDAYWSSAAEHGMNASTFTARVIASTGADVAAALSGAVGAMSGPLHGGAPSRVLGMIEEIERTGDAVGYVKRALDRGERLMGFGHRVYRAEDPRARVLRRTARELGAPRFEVAEALEKAALEELHNRRPDRVLATNVEFWAAIMLDFAEVPAHMFTSMFTCARTAGWSAHILEQKRTGRLVRPSARYVGPAPRSPHEVPGYEDIPADRAGTR
- a CDS encoding PAS domain-containing protein; translated protein: MSASRHSGTTDELGPDEPEPTGHGGGPRPPDHDGPDPGPESPGPDGSDLLAALLDGMDAALCAFDADGVVTHWNREAERILGWTAAEAVGRQGFAGWAARSADAEEVERRLMSAMRAPGRQVHEFALVTKDGGRVLVRTQSAAVRGPDGTPAGVYCAFSEVHTQIDLERSIALSEALLEDAGWGVVLVDADLRPAVVNTHAARLLGVGRTSVLGRPLGELLAQGVEELESALAHVLGEGAPPAPADMWVSIRTPEGEQRRCWRNGFLRLASPLAEEPVPLGVGWLFQDVTEARQREQEASQTRFRANQSHRAARTAAECEDPWEAATVHLDFALAGFADHALIDRVAGGPAADDPEVPVRLVRAASTPSGTPGPSVLAGAAGLPMHYGETHPAVQCAERNGSVRASAGRADAERAREWARSRQWPQDTVHALCAVLRNRGRTLGVVTFLRSGARAPFERPDALYAEDVAARIALCLDLATTTDERKPD